A window of the Halichoerus grypus chromosome 2, mHalGry1.hap1.1, whole genome shotgun sequence genome harbors these coding sequences:
- the SMCR8 gene encoding guanine nucleotide exchange protein SMCR8, translating to MISAPDVVAFTKEEEYEEEPYNEPALPEEYSVPLFPFASQGANPWSKLSGAKFSRDFILISEFSEQVGPQPLLTIPNDTKVFGTFDLNYFSLRIMSVDYQASFVGHPPGSAYPKLNFVEDSKVVLGDSKEGAFAYVHHLTLYDLEARGFVRPFCMAYISADQHKIMQQFQELSAEFSKASECLKTGNRKAFAGELEKKLKDLDYTRTVLHTETEIQKKANDKGFYSSQAIEKANELASVEKSIIEHQDLLKQIRSYPHRKLKGSPLCSGETEHTQDQASQAATTSNPDESADTDLYTCRPAYTPKLIKAKSTKCFDKKLKTLEELCDTEYFTQTLAQLSHIEHMFRGDLCYLLTSQIDRALLKQQHITNFLFEDFVEVDDRVAEKQESAPPRPVPGRPPSRSLEECPIPQVLVSVGSYKSSVESVPIKMEQELGDEEYREAEVTESSSFDPQENLDYLDMDMKGSISSGESIEVLGTEKSTAVLPKSDSQASLTVPLSPQVVRSKAVSHRTISEDSIEVLSTCPSEALIPDDFKASYPSAINEEESYADDSEGAIHFQASVSPPELGEAEEGSLETPPSQIDSSCCIGKESDSVRVPLSPPAHTPSEQDGVVSIPPQRYRQKDQGFRVDFAMENASPSRDNSSEGFPADELDPNRLLASRDVSKTSLDNYSDTTSNMSSVTSTSSDRTPSSAHPTGPSSERHKKRAGQNALKFIRQYPFAHPAIYSLLSGRTLVVLGEDEAVVRKLVTALSIFVPSHSRFAKPVKHWVSSPLHITDFQKWKLIGLQRVAPPAGAGALHTLGRYSRYTSVLDLDSKALRCPLYRGALVPRLADHRTQIKRGSTYYLHVQSMLTQLCSKAFLYAFCHHLHLPAHNKETQEVVAGRQASFLKLNLGLVNEDVKVVQYLAELLKLHYTQEAPGTSQPTLRFDYVPSFLYKI from the exons ATGATCAGCGCCCCTGACGTGGTGGCCTTCACCAAAGAGGAGGAGTACGAGGAGGAGCCTTACAATGAGCCCGCCTTGCCCGAGGAGTACTCGGTGCCACTCTTCCCCTTCGCCAGCCAGGGAGCCAACCCATGGTCCAAACTGTCCGGGGCCAAGTTCTCTCGGGACTTCATCCTTATTTCCGAGTTCTCCGAGCAGGTGGGACCCCAACCCTTGTTGACCATCCCCAATGACACCAAAGTTTTTGGTACTTTCGATCTCAATTACTTCTCCTTGCGGATCATGTCTGTGGATTACCAGGCCTCCTTTGTGGGCCATCCACCTGGTTCTGCCTACCCCAAGCTGAACTTTGTGGAGGACTCCAAGGTGGTGCTGGGAGACTCCAAGGAGGGAGCCTTTGCGTATGTGCACCACCTTACCCTGTACGACCTGGAGGCCCGGGGCTTTGTGAGGCCCTTTTGCATGGCTTATATCTCAGCGGACCAGCACAAGATCATGCAGCAGTTTCAGGAGCTCTCAGCTGAATTTTCCAAAGCTTCCGAGTGCTTGAAGACAGGCAACAGGAAGGCATTTGCGGGAGAActtgaaaaaaaactgaaagacttGGATTACACCAGGACAGTGCTGCACACGGAAACGGAGATCCAGAAGAAGGCCAATGACAAAGGCTTTTACTCATCTCAGGCAATTGAGAAAGCCAATGAACTGGCTAGCGTAGAGAAGTCCATCATTGAACATCAAGACCTGCTGAAGCAGATCCGCTCGTACCCTCATCGGAAGTTGAAGGGGTCTCCTTTGTGTTCTGGGGAGACGGAGCACACCCAGGATCAGGCCAGCCAGGCAGCCACTACCTCTAACCCTGATGAGTCTGCTGACACAGACCTTTACACCTGCAGACCTGCTTATACCCCGAAACTCATCAAAGCAAAGTCCACCAAGTGTTTTGACAAGAAGTTGAAGACCTTGGAAGAGCTCTGTGACACTGAGTATTTCACCCAGACCCTGGCTCAGCTCAGCCACATAGAGCACATGTTCAGAGGAGACCTGTGCTACCTCCTGACCAGCCAGATTGACAGAGCACTTCTAAAACAACAGCATATAACAAACTTCCTCTTTGAAGATTTCGTGGAGGTCGACGACAGGGTGGCAGAGAAACAAGAGAGCGCACCCCCTAGGCCCGTTCCAGGCAGGCCGCCTTCTAGGTCTCTGGAAGAATGTCCGATTCCTCAAGTGTTAGTTAGTGTTGGTTCCTACAAGTCCAGTGTGGAGTCTGTGCCGATCAAGATGGAGCAGGAACTTGGAGATGAGGAGTACAGGGAAGCGGAGGTGACAGAATCGAGCAGTTTTGACCCCCAGGAAAACTTGGACTACCTGGATATGGATATGAAAGGGAGCATCAGCAGTGGCGAAAGCATCGAGGTTCTGGGCACGGAGAAGTCCACCGCTGTGCTGCCTAAGTCTGACAGCCAGGCCAGCCTCACGGTGCCATTGAGCCCCCAGGTGGTCCGGAGCAAAGCGGTCAGCCACAGGACCATCAGCGAGGACAGTATTGAAGTCCTCAGCACCTGCCCCTCGGAGGCCCTCATCCCTGATGATTTTAAGGCCAGCTACCCAAGTGCCATTAACGAAGAAGAATCATACGCAGATGATAGCGAGGGAGCCATCCACTTCCAGGCAAGCGTCAGCCCGCCGGAGCTGGGTGAAGCAGAGGAGGGCAGCTTAGAAACCCCCCCGTCACAAATAGACTCCTCCTGCTGCATTGGGAAGGAGAGTGACAGTGTGCgggtgcccctctcccctccagcccacACCCCCTCGGAGCAGGACGGAGTAGTGAGCATCCCTCCGCAGCGCTACAGGCAGAAGGACCAGGGGTTCCGTGTGGACTTTGCCATGGAAAATGCCAGCCCTTCCCGAGACAACAGTTCCGAAGGCTTCCCTGCTGATGAGCTGGATCCAAACCGCCTGCTGGCGAGCCGGGATGTCAGTAAGACCAGCCTGGACAACTACTCGGACACTACCAGCAACATGAGCAGTGTAACCTCCACCAGCTCAGACAGGACTCCCTCTTCTGCTCACCCCACCGGCCCCTCTTCTGAGAGGCATAAAAAGAGGGCTGGCCAGAACGCCTTAAAATTCATCCGTCAGTACCCCTTTGCCCACCCGGCCATctactccttgctcagcgggaggacACTTGTGGTCCTAGGGGAGGATGAGGCCGTAGTGAGGAAGCTGGTGACAGCGCTGTCCATCTTTGTCCCCAGCCACAGCCGTTTCGCCAAGCCGGTGAAGCACTGGGTCTCCTCTCCTTTGCATATCACGGATTTTCAGAAGTGGAAGCTTATCGGCCTGCAGAG GGTGGCGCCCCCCGCCGGCGCCGGCGCGCTGCACACCCTGGGCCGCTACAGCCGCTACACGAGCGTCCTGGACCTGGACAGCAAAGCGCTGCGCTGCCCCCTCTACAGGGGCGCCCTGGTGCCCCGGCTGGCCGACCACCGCACTCAGATCAAGCGGGGCAGCACCTACTACCTGCACGTCCAGAGCATGCTCACCCAGCTCTGCTCCAAGGCCTTCCTCTACGCCTTCTGTCACCACCTGCACCTGCCTGCCCACAACAAGGAGACCCAGGAGGTGGTTGCCGGCCGCCAGGCGAGCTTCCTGAAGCTGAACCTGGGCCTGGTGAACGAAGATGTGAAGGTGGTCCAGT